One Bombus vancouverensis nearcticus chromosome 7, iyBomVanc1_principal, whole genome shotgun sequence DNA window includes the following coding sequences:
- the armi gene encoding putative RNA helicase armitage, translating into MFSFICTLIKYAIGHRSSIKDEPDEEINNVIARIENVYRKEIKEDESFNTDASYYKTGSISFIATDYIVVDDFYVYDIKNTSISNLKVGDKVSYLLSPKQDNLEKQHKIKKIFVLNESWDNEVEHSEIDSTKPETLTRCVIGKVIERKNRLLVVEPDNITVDLNKVQSDFIPVIGDWLQLESEVEIDEISYNLNGEILEIKRIQPLRSKLNIGTVTSFDPTKGVGVIEKDIVFNKNICDSGYIPCVGDKVISDSIESDQGLYTWRSLTVVPVFQVSKEANLPTLNNTSYKLKKDLNELVKNKCGIVISDNINIDLNVREEKNLTITIENVGNTTHVLRKGCFMIKKSHSQLILIQPITPNTVSVLNPSDKLTYIFKCTAKFIGTSKELFIFKFKDFEIGRFFNITVKPKTIQNKSNSKSSSYKTNYVPHQDEWNEATYIPGIRPCKPPSFIKVRNVIYKVPKLYWDVISKCINERKSQTECKYDIENAISCLSNRLSFQSYRDRFHALLYLEEIAQTINMQRYNISSTVMRHCGEYLVMEVPGLAEKRPSLLVGDRAIVSFKWDSSQGKLKYEGFIHKVTNLEIFLKFNCQFHQKYNYEDCQVTFKCSRSAIQRCHNAIDMATNRLGQNFLFPTHVIEKESQLDLEELEAKDKSISKLLTRPRTDSVSSESSSTSTTSTSNKSNMSKSFTKMSVVQRLFNVEPIEQNRENTIEPDVKDKQCIETKSEANVTKNSINTAIQNSKETSISSYSSELQPIISQVRKRKLLWFNKNLNHYQKEAVRNILKGHARPLPYVIFGPPGTGKTITLCETILQILSTIPESRLLVATPSNSSATLIAERLLDSDILKPGDMVRLIAYHCLSSDSIPSKLLPYCATAELADETTIETPKYNGVGLKLNCTMSILGRHRITIGTCTALGILNNMGFPHGHFSHILVDEAGQATEPEIMIPLSFIRCDYGQVILAGDPLQLGPVVQSEIAKNFGLNESFLSRLLRHFPYQKDPNGFETCYDPRLVTKLVINYRSLPEILELSSSLFYDSELKAQVSSKTSKEARLLQILATELPKRKDTPPAIIFHGVNGENCKDDDNPSWYNPEEATQVYLYLLKLYKCGISPDDIGIITPYQKQVLQIRELLMELDVELPKISSVEGFQGQERNVIIISTVRSSINFINEDIKHSLGFVACPRRLNVAITRGRALVIILGNPTLLAHDPYWRSVLIYCINHDSYTGCSFGFPEDIEHSWIETND; encoded by the exons atgttttcatttatatgtaccCTTATAAAGTATGCTATAGGACATAGGTCATCCATTAAAGACGAACCAGATGAAGAAATAAACAATGTTATAGCTCGCATTGAAAATGTGtatagaaaagaaataaaagaagatgAAAGTTTTAATACGGATGCAAGTTATTACAAAACAGGAAGTATTAGTTTTATTGCCACAGATTACATAGTAGTTGATGACTTTTATGTTTATGATATAAAAAACACTTCAATAAGTAACTTAAAAGTAGGTGATAAAGTTTCTTATTTGCTCTCACCAAAGCAAGACAATCTAGAAAAACAacacaaaataaaaaagatttttgTATTAAATGAATCATGGGATAATGAAGTAGAACATTCTGAGATTGATAGTACCAAACCAGAAACATTAACAAGATGTGTAATTGGAAAAGTTATAGAACGTAAGAATCGACTATTAGTTGTAGAACCTGACAACATCACTGTTGACTTGAATAAAGTACAATCTGATTTTATTCCTGTAATTGGAGACTGGTTACAATTAGAGTCAGAAGTAGAAATCGATGAAATTTCTTACAATTTAAATGGAGAAATTTTAGAGATAAAAAGAATACAACCCTTACGATCAAAGTTAAATATTGGAACTGTAACTAGTTTTGATCCAACTAAAGGAGTTGGTGTTATTGAAAAGGatattgtatttaataaaaacatatGTGATTCTGGTTACATTCCTTGTGTTGGTGATAAAGTAATAAGTGATAGTATTGAGAGTGATCAAGGACTTTATACATGGAGGTCATTGACTGTGGTTCCAGTATTTCAG gtCTCTAAAGAAGCTAATTTACCAACATTAAATAATACTTCATATAAGTTAAAAAAGGATTTAAATGaacttgtaaaaaataaatgcgGTATTGTTATAagtgataatataaatattgatttaaaTGTACGAGAGgaaaaaaatttaacaattacTATAGAAAATGTAGGTAATACTACTCATGTATTGCGTAAAGGTTGTTTCATGATAAAAAAAAGCCACTCTCAACTAATATTAATTCAACCAATTACTCCTAATACAGTTTCAGTATTAAATCCTTCTGATAAATtaacttatatatttaaatgtacAGCAAAATTTATTGGTACAAGCAAAGAATTATTTATCTTTAAGTTCAAAGATTTTGAAATTGGACGATTTTTTAACATTACTGTTAAACCTAAAACTATACAAAACAAGTCAAATTCTAAAAGTAGTAGTTATAAAACTAATTATGTACCACACCAAGATGAATGGAATGAAGCTACATACATTCCAGGTATTCGTCCATGTAAACCACCATCATTTATTAAAGTGCGAAACGTGATATACAAAGTTCCTAAGCTTTATTGGGATGTAATATCAAAGTgcataaatgaaagaaaatcacAAACTGAGTGTAAATATGATATAGAAAATGCTATATCTTGTTTGTCAAATAGACTTTCTTTTCAATCATATAGAGATCGGTTTCATGCTTTATTATATCTGGAAGAAATTGCTCAAACGATAAATATGCAACGATACAATATAAGTAGCACAGTAATGAGACACTGTGGAGAATATTTGGTTATGGAAGTGCCAGGGCTTGCAGAGAAACGTCCTTCTCTTCTTGTTGGTGATAGGGCCATAGTATCTTTCAAGTGGGATAGTTCTCAAG gaaaattaaaatatgaaggATTTATTCACAAAGTTACAAACTTggaaatttttttgaaattcaattgccaatttcatcaaaaatataattatgaagATTGTCAAGTAACATTTAAATGTTCACGATCAGCCATACAACGTTGTCATAATGCAATTGATATGGCTACAAATCGTCTTGGTCAGAACTTTTTGTTTCCCACTCATGTAATTGAAAAAGAATCTCAGTTAGATCTTGAAGAACTTGAAGCAAAAGATAAGTCAATTTCTAAGTTACTAACTCGTCCGCGGACTGATTCTGTATCGTCAGAATCTTCTTCCACTAGTACTACATCTACAAGTAATAAATCTAATATGTCAAAATCATTTACAAAAATGTCAGTTGTACAACGATTATTTAATGTTGAACCTATTGAACAAAATAGGGAAAATACAATAGAACCTGATGTAAAAGACAAACAATGTATTGAAACAAAAAGTGAAGCAAATGTTAcgaaaaattcaataaatacaGCAATACAAAATTCAAAAGAGACATCAATTTCTTCCTATAGTAGTGAATTACAACCAATTATTTCACAAGTACGAAAACGAAAGTTGCTTtggtttaataaaaatttgaatcatTATCAAAAAGAAGCTgtaagaaacattttaaaagGACATGCACGACCATTGCCTTATGTAATATTTGGACCACCTGGTACAGGAAAAACCATTACTCTTTGTGAAACAATTCTGCAAATCTTATCAACTATACCTGAAAGTCGATTATTAGTTGCAACACCATCTAATAGTTCAGCAACTCTTATAGCAGAAAGACTTTTAGATAGTGATATACTTAAACCTGGTGATATg gtaCGACTCATAGCTTATCATTGTTTGAGTAGTGATTCTATACCTAGTAAATTATTGCCATATTGTGCTACAGCAGAATTAGCAGATGAAACAACAATTGAAACGCCAAAGTATAATGGAGTGGGACTAAAATTAAATTGTACTATGAGTATACTTGGACGTCATAGAATTACTATTGGTACCTGTACTGCGCTaggaatattaaataatatgggCTTTCCTCATGGACATTTTTCACATATATTAGTTGATGAGGCTGGTCAAGCAACAGAACCAGAAATTATGATTCCACTTAGTTTTATTCGTTGTGACTATGGGCAAGTAATTCTCGCAGGTGATCCACTACAACTTGGCCCAGTTGTACAAAGTGAAATAGCGAAGAATTTTGGTTTAAACGAATCATTTTTATCACGATTGCTACGTCATTTTCCTTACCAAAAAGATCCTAATGGCTTTGAAACATGTTATGATCCTCGACTTGTTACAAAGcttgttataaattatagaagTTTACCAGAAATACTAGAATTATCAAGTTCATTATTTTATGATTCTGAATTAAAAGCACAG GTATCCTCTAAAACAAGTAAAGAAGCCAGACTTTTACAAATATTAGCTACTGAATTGCCAAAGAGAAAGGATACACCACCAGCTATAATTTTTCATGGTGTAAATGGCGAAAATTGTAAAGATGATGACAATCCAAGCTGGTATAATCCTGAAGAAGCAACTCAAGTATATCTTTATCTACTAAAGTTATATAAATGCGGTATTTCACCTGATGATATTGGAATTATAACTCCTTATCAAAAACAG GTTCTTCAAATTCGTGAATTACTCATGGAATTAGATGTGGAATTACCAAAAATTAGTAGTGTTGAAGGATTTCAGGGTCAAGAGCGTAATGTTATCATCATTTCAACTGTGCGctcttcaattaattttataaatgaagaTATTAAACACTCTCTTGGATTTGTTGCATGTCCTCGAAGACTTAATGTTGCAATTACACGAGGTCGTGCTTTGGTTATCATTTTAGGAAATCCTACACTTTTAGCCCACGATCCTTATTGGAGGAGTGTGTTAATATATTGCATCAATCATGATTCTTATACTGGTTGTAGTTTCGGTTTTCCCGAAGATATAGAACATTCTTGGATAGAAACAAATGATTAG
- the LOC117159088 gene encoding uncharacterized protein LOC117159088, with amino-acid sequence MIERVLSVTLEVDDPVAFAPVTRISFDSKFSKFDSQQRQRSIQRNAQRGGLRSKYRSGQQVIWGNQSYAQPYRRRRYRTPRLEGTVKVPEDRTQGRTPDRGRDIETLGELMICKRCRGPLRWYLEDEIAAARDIMMKRKQEIYKAEMEKNIKIAKQKENRRRRRRKKKLSKFYEDTFKGDIFI; translated from the exons ATGATTGAACGCGTTTTAAGTGTAACTCTCGAAGTAGACGATCCTGTTGCTTTTGCTCCTGTAACTCGGATTTCATTTGATTCAAAATTTTCGAAGTTTGATTCCCAACAGAG ACAACGAAGTATCCAAAGAAATGCTCAACGAGGTGGACTTCGGAGTAAATATCGAAGTGGTCAACAAGTTATTTGGGGCAACCAGTCGTATGCCCAACCGTATCGACGTCGTAGGTACCGGACCCCCAGACTTGAGGGTACTGTAAAAGTCCCTGAAGATAGAACCCAAGGTAGAACCCCAGATAGAGGTAGAGACATTGAAACTTTGGGTGAATTAATGATATGTAAACGATGCAGAGGACCTCTCCGATGGTATTTAGAAGACGAAATAGCAGCTGCTCGTGACATTATGATGAAGAGAAAGCAAGAAATATACAAGGCAGAAATGGAAAAGAACATTAAAATTGCTAAACAGAAAG AAAATAGAAGAcgacgaagaaggaagaaaaaattaaGCAAATTTTATGAGGATACATTTAAAGgagatatatttatatag